The sequence GGGAACCCATGGGGGCGCCGAGGCCTTTGCTGAGGCACACGCTCACCGTATCTGCGCCATCTGCCAACTCATGCACCAAAACGCCCAAGAAGGCAGCCGCATGCCACAGGCGTGCGCCATCCAGATGCACCGCGAGCTTTTTTTCTTGGGCTGCTGCTGTCAGTTCGCGATGGTCCTGGAGGCTGAGGCAGGTGCCGCCGGCGAAATTATGGGTGTTCTCCAGGCAGAGCAGGGTGGTGCGCAATGTGTAGTAAGGGCCGCTGCTTCCCGCAGCCTTGCGCACCTGGTCGCCGGTGATGCGGCCGGATTTTCCGGTCCAGGGCAGGGCCTCGGGCATGCCCCCCGCGAGCCATGCGGCGGTGCCCAGTTCCGAACCCAGCACGTGGGCCTGGGCGGGAGCCAGGAAACGGTCGCCCCGCCGCAGGTGCAGCATCATGGCGATGCCGTTGGCCATGCAGCCCGTGGGCGTCCACAGCGCCGCCTCCTTGCCCAGCACCTCCGCGACCTTGCGCTCCAGGCGATCCAGGGTGGGGTCCCGCTCCAGCACGTCATCCCCGACCTCGGCCTCCGCCATGGCGGCGCGCATTTCAGGGGACGGCTTGGTGACTGTGTCGGAACGGAAATCAAGGATTCGCATGGCTTCATTATTCACGGGAATGGAGGGGAGGATGGCAAACTCAATCTTTACGCCGGGAGTCTGAATGCAACTTTGGCACGCCATCCTGCTGGGCCTGATCCAGGGCCTTACGGAATTCTTGCCGGTGTCCTCCACCGCCCATCTGACCTTGGCCGAACATCTGATGCTGGGACGGGGCATGCCGTTGGCCTTCGACGTATTGCTGCATGTGGGCACCCTGCTGGCGCTTTGCGTCTACTTCCGAAAAGAGCTGTTCCAGGTCTTCATGGGCATCATCGGGAAGGATGCCGAGGGACGCAAATCGGCCCTTTGGCTCTTCATCGCCATGATCCCGACGGGCATCTTCGGGCTTGCCACCAAGGGCATCAAAGAAACCGCGAAGCAGCATCTCTGGGTTTACGGCATCGGCCTGCTGGTGACCGCCTGGATGCTCTACCTGGCGAATGAGCGCAGCAAGAAACAGGCTGGCCGCGACCTCGAAGCGCTGACGGCGAAGGATGCCCTGGCCATCGGCGCCATCCAAGGACTGGGCGGGGGTTTCGGTCTCAGCCGCAGCGGCTCGACGATTTCCGTAGGAGTGTTCAGCGGGCTTAAATTGCCCTCATCCACCCGCTTCAGCTTTCTGCTGGGCATTCCCACCATCGCCGCGGCCGCCTTGCTGGAGGCGAAGGAGCTGGTGGTGCCCATGGTCAAACATCTGCCGATGCCCGAGGAGATGCGGTTTCCAGCCGGCTCCATCAATCCGGTCCTCGCCTGCGTCGTCGGCGTGGCGGTGGCCGCAGTGTCCGGCTACTTCGCCATCGGCGTCCTGGATCGGTTCACCCGCTCCCCGAAACTCAATGGTTTCGCGTTCTACTGCCTTTGCATGGGGCTGGCGATGCTGATCCTGGGCACGGTCGGCGTGGACGGGTTCTTCTACGCGACGACCATGCAGCATCCCTAGAACGGATCAAGCCCTTCCGCTGATCCCTGCCGCTGTTCCGCTCGCCGATCCCTGCGGCCCGTTGGCCGGTTTGCGGACGGGGGCTTGGGCTTCTTTCCTAGACTGGCTTCATCGCTTCAACAGGAGTTTTCGTGATCCAGGTGACGGACCTTCACAAAGCCTTCACGGTGAAGGACGGAAAGACCAAGGCCAAGAAGCGCATCGAGGCCGTGCGCGGCATCTCCTTCCAGGTGAACCCGGGCGAGATCTACGGCCTGCTGGGACCGAACGGGGCCGGGAAATCCACCACGCTGCGCATGATCGCGACCCTGATGCAGCCGGACCAGGGCACCATCGAAGTCTGCGGGCTGGATACCCAGAAGGAGGGCGAGAAAGTCCGCGGCAAGCTCGGCTACCTCTCCACGGACATGAATGTCTACGAGCGCTTCACGCCCCGGGAACTGCTGCGCATTTTCGGCGAGTTCCAAGGAGTCGATCCCACCATCGCCGAGCGCCGGGGCCTCTACCTGCTGGAGAAGCTCCAGCTCATGGATTTCACCGATGTGAAGATGGATGGCCTCTCTTCGGGCCAGAAGCAGAAGGTCTCCATCGCCCGGGCATTGCTGCACGATCCCAAGGTGGTGATCTTCGACGAACCCACCACGGGGCTCGATGTGCTCACGGCCAAGACCGTGCTGGACCTGCTGCGGGTGATGAAGAGCGAGGGCCGGACCGTGATCGTGAGCACCCATGTCATGCCGCTGGTGGACGAGATCTGCGACCGGGTGGGCATCATCTTCGATGGGGAACTCTATGGGGACGCGCCGCCGAGGGAAATACTCGGCCGCTACTCGGTGCGGACCCTGGATGAAGTCTTCTTCCAGTTGGCGGCGGGAGGTGCAAGGTGAGGGGCGTTGGACTGATCTTCAAGAAAGAGTGGATGGAGTTCTCCAAGGACCGGCGGACGCTGTTCTTCACCTTCGTGATCCCGCTCATCCTGTTTCCGGCCATCTTCATGATGATGACCAAGATGGCCCAGGGCGATTCGAACCGCCGGCGGGGCCAGGCGAGCCGCATCGTCCTGAATGATCCGGGCGGCGTGGTGAAGGCCTTCCTGCTCGGAGACGCCAAGGCCTTCCAACTGGTGGACGGTCCAGGGGGAGACCTGAAACAGGCTTTGCGGGACAAGAAATTCGAGCTGGCGGTGGACGTGGAAGCCGAAGCGCCCGGGAAGCTGCAGCGCCAGGAGCCCTTCACCGTGAAGGCGATGGTGGATGAGAGCGAACAGGCTTCGGAACTGGCCCTCAAGCGCCTGAAAGAGGCTTTGAAAAAACAGGACCAGGTCTGGGTGCAGGCGCGCCTGGAAGCCATCCGGGCGCCCAAGGATCTTCCGAAGCCCACCAATCTGATCACTGAAAAGGCCAGCGACTTGGCCCTTGAACTCAGCAAGATGCTCGGACTCTTCGTTCCCTACATCCTGCTCATCGGCCTTTACACCAACGCGATGCAGCACGGCGTCTACATGACCGCCGGAGAAAAGGAGCGCCACACCATGCTGAGCCTCCTCTCCACGGCCATCCCCCGCAGCCACGTCATCTGGGGCAAGCTCCTGGCCACCTTCTCCATCGGCGTCCTCGGCACGGTCATGAACGTAGTGGGCATGAGCCTGGGCTTCACCCTTCTCGGCCACCAGGTGGCGGGCTCGGAAGCCGCCACGGCCGGAGCGGCCGCGGCGCCAAGCCTCAGCTTCTCTTCCCTGGCCAGCCCATCGACCTTGGGCCTCACCCTGCTGCTGCTGGTCCCGCTGGGCCTGTTCTTCTCCAGCATCATCCTGGTGCTGGGCACCCAGGCGAAAAACACCCGGGAGGCCATGACGGCCATCACGCCAGGCATTTTCGTGGTGGTCATGCTGGGGGTTTTCTCCACGGCCCCCGGCCTGGAGAAGATGGCTGCGCTGCCCTATGTGCCGGTGCTGAACGTGGCCCTCACGATCCGGAAATTGTTCTCCCATCAATTCGTGGCCTGGCAGTACATCCTGGCTTTCGTCATGACGTCGGGGCTGGCCGCGGCCATGGCCTGGCTGTCCACGAACATCCTGAACCGGGAGTCGGCGATCTTCAGGCAGTGAAGGCCCGGCAGCCGGTGCAGGACCCGTTTCCTCCAATCCGTGGTTGAATCAAGGTTGCGGCCCTGCGATATGATTCAGGTCTGAAACACTTGCGAGGATTCGAATGGCTAAGGCGAAACAACCGAGCGCGACAGCTACACCCTTGCTCCCCAAGGCTATCGACAGCCAGCTCACCAAGGCCCTCGGCCTGGTGGGTTCGAAGCACTACGCCGAGGCGCTGGAAATCTTCAAGGCCCTCGCGGGGCCAGCGAAGGAGACGGGGAATATCGCCCTGCAGCGGACTCTGCGCAATTACCTCGTGGTGTGTGAACAAAAGACCACCAAGGCCGCCAAGGCTGCGGCTGGGCCCGAGGGCGAAGCCCAATGGCTGTTGAACAAGAAGGACTCTGCCGGTGCCTTGTCGCTGCTGGAAAAATCCATCAAGGCCGCGCCCACCAGCGGAATTTTACACTTCCTGAAGGCGACGGCCCACGCGCAGCTCGGAGATGCGGAGGCCGCCGCTGAAGCGCTCAACCGTTCGATGCTGCTGAATGGCGACCTGCTGCACCTTTACCGGCTGGAAACGGATTTCGACGCGGTCCGCAACATGGCTCCTTTCGCGGCCATCGAACGTTCCTGACCCTTCATGGCGCTGCATCCGGACCTGCCCCTTCGAGTGGTGACCCTCGGGGGCGGGACGGGGCTGGCTGCCCTGCTCAGGGCCCTGAAATCAGAAGCTGAGCGGCCGGACCAGCCCTGGCAGCTCACCGGCATCGTCACGGTGTCGGACAACGGAGGATCTTCGGGACGGCTCCGGGAGGAACTCGGCGGCATCCCGCCCGGGGATCTGCGCAATTGCCTGTCGGCGCTCACCCGGCAGGAATCCATCCTCAGCGACCTGTTGAGCTACCGGTTCAAAGGCGAAGGAAGCCTGGCGGGACACAGCCTGGGCAACCTCATGCTGCTGGCCATGGTGGACATCACCGGGGATTGGGTGAAGGCCATCCGGGAGCTGAGCGGCGTGCTGGTGACCGCGGGGCGGCTCTTTCCGTCCACCACCGTGCCTGTGACCCTTTGCGCCACGGATGCCGAAGGCCGCTCCTATGTCGGCGAAACCGCCGTCAACGAAACCAAGGCGCCCATCCGGTCCATCTGGCTGGAGCCCGAAGCCCCGGAACCGCTGCCGGAAGCGATGCTCGCCATTCTGCGGGCGGACCTGATCCTCCTGGCGCCGGGAAGCCTCTACACCTCCACCCTGCCGAACCTGTTGATTCCGGAATTGCGGCGCGCCCTCCAACAGACGAACGCCCCGATCCTGTACGTGGCCAACTTGATGACCGAAGCCGGCGAAACCAGCGGGTTGGACTTGGAGGGCCACCTCCGGGCGATCCTGGACATCGGCGGCGTGCGGCCCACAGCGGTGCTGGTCAATGATTCCCTGCCTTCGCCCGAGGTCATGGCCCGCTACCGGGAGGAAGGCGGAGCTCCGATCCTGCCATCGGGTCCGGAGACCGCGGGCATTCCCGTGACCGCCAGACCCTTGCTGGACCTGGATGCGTCCGCGGCGAGGCATCATCCGTCGAAGGTGTTGAAGGCTGTCCGGGAAATGATTACAAATTATTAACAGGCCAATTCTGCCCTCGGGACGGCCAGCCTATTCATCTGTGCGTAAAATACTTGCCTGAGCTACTGGATATCTGGGATGGGGTGCCGCTGAATGGGGTTGAAGGGCGAACTTGCCACGATGGGCCTGGAAGACATCTTCCAGTGGCTGGCCGTTGGGAAGAAGACCGGAATCCTCGAAATCAAAGGCACGTCCCACACCAAGCGCGTGAGCTTCGCCGACGGCAAAGTCACCTCCGTGTGGTCTTCGGATCCCAGGGACTACCTGGGCCAGTTCCTGCTGGCCTCCAACCGCATCACCGAACAGCAGCTCGCGGAAGCGCTGGCCGCCCAGGAGGATGAGAACCAGGTGCTCGGCAAGATCCTGGTGAACCGCAACCTCATCAGCGAGGCGGAAATCCGCCGGATGGTGCAGACCAAGACCGAAGAAAGCATCTACGACACCTTTCTCTGGGGCGTGGGGACTTTCGAATTCCACGACAACCGGCTGCCAGACCAGAAGACCATGCTCATCAGCCTGGAGGTCACGGGCATCGTGCTGGAAGGCGCCCGCCGGATGGATGAATGGAAGGTCATCCGCCAGACCATCAAGGGCGAGGATGCAGTGCTGGGGCCGGTTTCGGAAGTCATCGCCGATATGCTGCCGCTCTCGCCGGAAGACGCCGATGTGCTGTTCCGCCTGGACGAGCGCAAGACCATCGCCCAGCTCATGCAGGAACTCCGCAGGTCGGAATTCATCCTCAGCAAGCATCTGCACGAAATGCTCGAGCGCGGCATGTTGCGGACCATCGATCCGGGCGGGCACCTGAATGACGCCACCCACGCCCAGCTCATGAAGGCCAAGGGATTGATGGAAAAGGAGAAGCTCCAGGAGGCCCAGAGTGAACTCCGGCGCCTGCTGCAGGTGGACCCGAAGATCCAGGAAGCCAGCCGCATGCTGGAGATGGTCCAGCACAAGCTGGAAGACCAGAACCTGGACCAGGAGCAAGTGCTCGAGCTGGCCCTGAGCATGGACGAACTGATGCAGACCCACCTGGAATCCAGCGAGGCCTTCCTGGCCACCCGCGTGAACGGGGTCTGGAGCATCCGCGATGTCATCGCCGGGAGCCCATTTCCTCCTGAAGAGTGCCTGGCCATCTTCGCGAAACTCATCCGCCGTGGGGTGCTGAAAGTGAGCAATGCCGGGCCATCCGGGACCCGGACCGCGACGTATAATTGAATTATGAGAAGCTGGATGCTTCCAATGGGAGGATTCATGCGCCTTGCCACGACCTGCTTCGCGCTGGCGGCCCTCACGCTGCCCCTGTGCGCCGCGTCCGCGCCCCAGTCCAGATCGAAACCCAGGACCAAGGCTCCGAAAGCTTCCCAGGCTGTGGCGAACCTCCAGGCCCAGGTGAAAAAACTGACCGCCGAGCGCGATGATCTCTCCGCGAAGCTCCGGGAAGCCCAGGTGCAGCAGGAAGACCTCGCCGCGGCCCAGAAGAGCCGGGACCTGGCCAAGGAAGAAGCGGCCTCCGTCCGCAAGGAACTGGAGCAGATCAAGGGCAGCCTGAAGGAGAACCAGCAAAGCGGCGACAGCATCCTGATGGACCTCCAGCGGGGCCGCGAAGCCCTCAAGGCCGCGCAGGAAGAGAACGCGAAACTCAGAGCAGACCTGCTCGCCGCCAACGCCAAGCTGGCCGGAAAGCAGGGGGAAGGCGCCCTGCTTCCCATCACCCCAGACGTGAATCCCGCCCGGCCCATCAACCTGAACCAGGTGCGTCCCAAGGCGAAGAAGGTGGACACCGGCGTGGTGGTGGTCAACGTGCTCGTCAATGAGAGCGGCGAAGTGCTGGCCACCAAACTGCTGCAGGGCCTGCCGGGCACTGGCGAGTGGGTGGACAAGGCCAACGAGGCTTGCGTGGAGGGCGCCAAGCGCCTGGTGTTCGAACCCGCTACCGTCGGCGAAGGCAAGACCCGCGTGCGGGTATGGCAGGGCGTGGGATTCTTGATCGACTAGGCCGAAAAGAAGTCCCAAGTCTCAAGTCTCAAGTAAAGCGGCCCCGAGTGGGGCCGCTACTGCATTTACTTGAGACTTTGGACTTGAGACTTGGGACTTCTTGCTCCGCTACTTCCCGCTCCGCAGATCCTTCCCCTCTTCTCCCACTAAGCAGCTCACGTCGCCCTGGGCCCATGCCTGGCAGGCCAGGCGCTGGTCCGGGGAGGCTTTGAGGATGGCGAGGATGCGCTTTTCAGCGGAGAGCGGCTCGCTGAGGTTTTGAGCGCCGCCTTCGATGGTGACGAGGCAGGTTCCGCAGCGCGCATGGCCGCCGCAGCGGTGGTGGAGGTCCACCTCGGCCTTGGTCGCGATGGCCAGGAGGCTCAGCTCCCGCTCCAGCTGCACCTCGCCTGCGGTCTTGCCTTTGAATGAAACCGTGAACATGGATGTCCCGCCAAGAAGGCGCCCGGCGCGGCAGCACAGCATTCAAGGCCGCGGCCGCACCGGGCGGAGCTCCATGTTAGCAGGCGCCTCGGGAGGCAGCGCGGGGAGCCGGGTTCACTCGGATCTCAGCGCATCCAGGGGTTTCGCGTTCAAGCTCCTCCAGGATCCCAGCAGGCCCACCGCGGCCGTGAGCAGGGCGGCCGCCGCCAGCAGCACAGGCGCGGCCCATGGATCCGCGTTGGCGGGCAGTTCCAGGATTTTCTTCGCGTAGAGGTCCGAGAGGATCCGGGCCATGCCGCTGGCGATGAGGGCCGCGCTGGCCCCCAGCAGCAGGAATTCCCAGAGCAGGCTGCCCAGCAGGGTGCCGTGGGTGGCGCCGAGGGTGCGCAGCAGGGCCAGATCCCGCTGCCGGCCCAGGCGGCCCGCCAACAGGCTCGCGGCCAGCACCAGGAGGCTGGAGGCCAGCATGAGCGTGGCGAGGGCGCGGGCCACGGTCGAGATCAGGTCCAGGATCCGGCCCACCTTGCGGGCCACTTCGGAGATGTCGATGACCGTGATGTTGGGGAAGGCCTGCGCCACCTCCGTCTGGATGCGGGCGCGGGTGTCCTCGCTTTCGGCTTCGAGGGCCACCAGATCCAGGCGCGGCGCCCCGCTCAGCAAGGAAGGGTGCAGGACGATGAAGAAATTGGGACGCATGGTCTGCCACACCACCTTGCGCAAGGAGGTGACCTTGCCGCGGATTTCCTGGCCCTGCACATCGAAGGCGAGTTCATCGCCGAGCCTGGCCTGGATGCTTTGCGCGAAGAATTCCTCCAGGGAGATTTCCGCGAGGGGCGCCCTGGGATCGCTCCAGAAGCGCCCGGCGACGAGGGTTTCGCCTTCCTCCAGCACCGCGCGGTAGGTGAGGTTCTGCTCTCGGGTGCGGAAGCCCTCGCGGCGGGTTTGCTCCTCGTTGCCTTCCACCGCCCCGGGCGCTTCGCGGACAGGGCGGCCGTTGATCGCCTTGAGGCGCGCCCGCACCAGGGGCGCCACCAAGGGCTCGCGTCCGGAAAGGCGCTTGAGCCGGGTTCGCAAGGCCTCGCTCTGGTCCGGCTGGACATCGATGAAAAAAAGATTAGGGCGGTTGCCCGCGCCGCGCTGTTTCAGGATCGGGCCCACCAGGTCGTCCTTGATGAAAGACGTGGCGAGCGTGAGGAAGATGGCCAGTCCCATCACCGCCATCATGAGCGAGGTGAGGGCCGGCTTGGCGCCCAGCTGCGCGAAGCCGAGCTTCATGGCGAGGGGCATGCGCGGGGCGAAGCGGCCATAGAGCCAGAGCATCAGGCGCGTGGCCCCCATGAGCAGCGCGAAGAGCAGGGCCAGGCCCGCCAGGGTGGCGAAGCCGGCCTTCAGGCTCGGGGCGTTGCGCAACACCAGCCAGGCCGCCACCAGCAGGGCCGAGCCACTGCAAAGCCAGGTCGCGGCGCGGTCCCCTCTCTGGACGGTGGATTCCCGCAGCAGCTCCAGGGGCCTGACCTTTCCCAGGCGCAGGAGGGGCGGAAGGGAAGGCAGCAGCACCATCGCCGCGGCCGCCAAGGTCTCGGTCAACGGGGGCCATTGAGCCGGGGCGTTCTTCGCCGCTGCGGGGATGATGTCGCCGAGGATCCTGGGGATGAACGCCGCGGCCGCCGAGCCCGCGGTGAAACCGAGAGCCAGGGCCGCGCCCAGCAGGATCAGGGTGAGTCCGCTGTAGATCAGCACCGGCGCGTTGGGCGGAGCGCCGAGGCAGCGCAGAATGGCCGCGTCGCGCCGCCGGCCATCGAGAAAGGCCGCGAGGATGGCCCAGGCGCCCAGGAGCGCCAGCAGCAGCGTGAACAGGCCCAACTGCTGGATGAACCGATTGAGGTTGCGGATGGGGCGCGCCAGGGCCCCGCTGGCCTCCTCATGGCTCTGGGCCCGCACCATCGGACCAGCATTTCCTGCAAGGGTCCGCAGCTTTGGCAGGAGGCTTCCGAGCCCGGCGCCGGGCTTGAGGGTCACCAGCAGGCGTCCTGTCATCCGCGAGCGCTGGGTCATGAGACCCAGGGACCGAGCTGTTTCCAGTTCCATGTGCACCCGCGGCCCGAGCGTGAAGGCCGAGGCCTGGCGGGATTCATCCCTGGCCACGATGCCCCGTACGGGCAGGTCGCTGGTGCCGATCCGCAGGGAGGCGCGCGGTTGGATTTCCGTAGATGGAGGTCCCGCCACCGACAAATGGAAGTTCTCCGCGAGAATCCCTTCCACGAACACGCCGTGGTCCAAGGCCGGGCGGCCCCCGGCATCGCCGGCAGGGCCGCCGGTGATGTCCAGCGCTCCCGCCAGCGGATACCCGGGGCCCGCCGCGCGCACTTCCACGAGTTTGGGCGGGGAGCCCTCCACCGTGGCCATGGTCGCGAAATCATAGACCAGGCAGGCGCGGTCCACCTCAGGAAGGGCCCGGACCTTGGCTTCCAAGCCTTCGGGCACCAGGCCGGTGGCATTCAGGGCCGCATCGCCGCCGAGGATGGCCCGGCTCTCGGAGTGGATGGCGCCCAGCACCCGCGCCGAGAACCCGTACGTGGCCGCAAAGGCTGCGAAGCCCAGGGACAGGCAAAGCGCGATGAGCAGCAGCCTTCCCTTCTGGCGGTCCAGTTCCCGGCCCACCATGCGAAGAAGGAAACCAGCCGTCATGCCGCGCCGTTCCCGAAGCGCCCGCCCTCCAGGAAGACTTGGCGATCCAGGCGGTCCGCCAGGTGGGGATCGTGGGTCACGAGCACCAGCGTGGTGCCCAGGTCCTGATGCAAGGCCAGCAGCAGCTCGAACACCTTTGAGGCGTTCACGCGGTCCAGGCTGCCGGTGGGTTCATCGCAAAGCAGGATCTTGGGCCGGGCCACGACGGCCCGCGCGATGGCCACCCGCTGGCATTCGCCGCCGCTGAGCTGGCCGGGCAGGTGCGCCATGCGGTGTTCCAGCCCCACCCGGGCGAGGGCCTCCTGCGCGGATTTTATGGGAGAGCCAAGCCCCGCGATCTCCGCGGCGATGACGACGTTTTGCAGTGCCGAAAAATGCTGGAGCAGGTGGAAGGCCTGGAACACGAATCCCAGGTTCCGGGCCCGGAAACGCGACAGGCCCGCTTCGCCGAGGGTTCCCAGCCGGTGGCCCGCGACGTTGACCTCGCCGGAAGTGGGCTGGTCCAGGCCCGCCAGCAGGCCCAGCAGGGTGCTCTTGCCGCTGCCGGAAGGGCCCTCGATGGCCACCGAAAGGCCGGCCTCGAAGGAGCAGGACAGGTTTTCCAGAACCGTGAGGGATTCACCCGAGGGGGATTCAAATATCCGCGACACCGCGCGCAGTTCGATCATGAACCCAGCGTACCGGAACAGACCACGTGAATCCTGGACCCTAGCCGTGAGAATCTTTTCCTATGCGCCATTGGCTGTCCATCCTGCTGTTCCTGCCCACCTGCGCGGGACATGCCACGGCTCCATCCGAAACCCGCCGCACGGTCGTGTTCCTGGGCGACAGCCTGACGGCGGGGCTGGGATTGCCGCTGGAACAGTCCTTTCCGTCCCTGATCGAAGCCCGCCTCCGGGCGGAACGGAGGCCCTGGAAGGTCGTGAACGCGGGTGTCTCCGGCGACACCACCGCCGGTGGATTGGCCAGGCTCGACTGGATCTACAGGCAGAAGGTGGATGTGCTGGTGGTGGCCTTGGGGGCAAACGACGGCCTGCGCGGACTTCCCGCCGTCCAGACCGAACAGAACCTGCGGGGGATCCTCCAGCGGGCCCGCAGGGAAGGCTCCCGCGTGCTCCTGGCGGGCATCCGCCTGCCGGATAATTTCGGTCCCCGGGCCCAGGCCCGCTTCGCGGCCATCTATCCGCGCCTGGCGGCGGAATTCCGCGTGCCGCTGGTGCCTTTCCTGCTCGAGGGTGTGGCCATGGAACCGGGATTGAACCAACCGGATGGCATCCATCCCAACGCCGAGGGAGCGCGCCGGGTGGCGGACCACCTCTGGAAGAAGTTGGGGCCGATGCTCTCCGGTCCACGCTGAAGAGCTACACTGCACCAAAGCAATCGTAATGGGTGGAACTGGAGCCTTCATGAAGTGGTTGAAGCGGATCGTGCTGATCCTGGGTGTGGCCTTGGGGCTTGGAGCCCTCTGGGCCTGGTGGACCATCCAGCGCCAGCTCCCGGATAGCGCGGTTCCCGTGATCCATGGCCTCGCCAACCGCGTCCAGGTGGTGTTCGATGCGCGGGGAGTCGCGACCATCAAGGCTGGATCCTTCCAGGACGCCTTCCGCGTGCAGGGCTATCTGTCGGCCCGGGAACGCCTGTTCCAGATGGAATTGCAGCGTCGCACCGCCGACGGGCTGCTGGCCGAAATCTTCGGCCCCTCGGCCTTGCCGGTGGACCGGATCCACCGGGTCTATGGCTTCCACCAGACGGCCGATGCGGCTTCGCCCCAATTGCCCGAAGACGAACGGGACGCCTTGGAGGCCTTTTCAGACGGGGTCAACGCCTTCATCCAAAGCCATCCCGGCCGGTGGGGACTTGAATTCCAGTTGCTCGGCATCAAGCCCCGGCCCTGGACCCCCGCGGATTGCCTGAAGGGCCTGCTGCTGATGCACGAGGATCTCTCCAGCACCTGGAAGACGGAGCTGCGCAACGAAGCCTTGAAAGTCCTGCCTGAACCCCAGCGGCGCGCGATCCAGCCCGTGGCGACGGATTGGGACCAACTCATCATTCCGGACGTGGAAGCGCCGCGCCTGGATGCGGAGCTGCTCTTCCAGGCCCAGCCGCTGTTCAAATCCGCGAAGCTGCCCGGATTGCCCAGGGATGGGCTCGGCCTCAGCCCATCCGCCGGAGAACGCGATCCCTCCATCGGCTCCAATGCCTGGGTGGTGAGCGGGAGCCGCACCGCGAGCGGGAAGCCGATCCTCGGGAACGATCCCCACCTGGGGCTTTCGAGTCCCGGCATCTGGCTGCCCCTGCGCATCGAAATCGGCGAGCGGCACGCAGAGGGCGTGGCGCTGCCCTTCCTGCCGGGCATCACCCTGGGCCGCAACCAGGCCATCGCCTGGGGATTCACGAATCTGGGCACCGACGTCCAGGATCTCTACCGGGAAGCTCCGAAGGGTGAGCGCATCGAGGACATCCCCGTCAAAGGCCGGGCGGCCGAGCGGTTGCGGGTGCCCTTGGGCGCCCACGGGCCGCAGGTGCGGCCGGGCTACAGCCTGAAATGGACCGCCCTGGATCCCGCGAATCTGCGGATGCCCGTCACGAAGCTGATCCGCGCCACGGATTGGGACAGCTTCAACGCCGCCTGCGATGGGTTCCTGGGTCCCGCGCAGAACATCGTCTATGCCGACGCGGAGGGCCACATCGGCTACCGCGCGACTGGTCTCGTGCCCCTTCGGAAGAAGGGCGACGATGGTTCCCTACCGGTGGACGGCAACGACCCCAGCAACGATTGGCAGGGCTTCGTGAGCCAGGCGGAAATGCCCCGGGTGCTGGATCCGGCCAGGGGCTACCTGGTGACCGCCAACCAAAGGATACTGGGCAGCGGTTTTCCGTATCCGGTCGCCACG comes from Holophagaceae bacterium and encodes:
- a CDS encoding ABC transporter ATP-binding protein translates to MIELRAVSRIFESPSGESLTVLENLSCSFEAGLSVAIEGPSGSGKSTLLGLLAGLDQPTSGEVNVAGHRLGTLGEAGLSRFRARNLGFVFQAFHLLQHFSALQNVVIAAEIAGLGSPIKSAQEALARVGLEHRMAHLPGQLSGGECQRVAIARAVVARPKILLCDEPTGSLDRVNASKVFELLLALHQDLGTTLVLVTHDPHLADRLDRQVFLEGGRFGNGAA
- a CDS encoding penicillin acylase family protein; the protein is MKWLKRIVLILGVALGLGALWAWWTIQRQLPDSAVPVIHGLANRVQVVFDARGVATIKAGSFQDAFRVQGYLSARERLFQMELQRRTADGLLAEIFGPSALPVDRIHRVYGFHQTADAASPQLPEDERDALEAFSDGVNAFIQSHPGRWGLEFQLLGIKPRPWTPADCLKGLLLMHEDLSSTWKTELRNEALKVLPEPQRRAIQPVATDWDQLIIPDVEAPRLDAELLFQAQPLFKSAKLPGLPRDGLGLSPSAGERDPSIGSNAWVVSGSRTASGKPILGNDPHLGLSSPGIWLPLRIEIGERHAEGVALPFLPGITLGRNQAIAWGFTNLGTDVQDLYREAPKGERIEDIPVKGRAAERLRVPLGAHGPQVRPGYSLKWTALDPANLRMPVTKLIRATDWDSFNAACDGFLGPAQNIVYADAEGHIGYRATGLVPLRKKGDDGSLPVDGNDPSNDWQGFVSQAEMPRVLDPARGYLVTANQRILGSGFPYPVATRWASPVRAKRIAELIEAAGRLDHQCAERIQLDIASPEHREFMNLATPALDAGWRSEFQGWDGLAEAGSRKFLEADLLKKHFRAQLLSRLLRGTGWDADNFSSDTDDALLREALKADQDAWTRVGLGDKQEALLEAARLVRKQLEAGPRTWGESNRLAIQNPLGRAGGVLGWAYNPPRVGQKGANHSVRVAKPGFGQSMRLIVDWGDADATTLVVPLGVSGHLGSSHRHDQLKHWREGDPAGQATRLKQAERGSGLVFPN
- a CDS encoding FtsX-like permease family protein, with amino-acid sequence MTAGFLLRMVGRELDRQKGRLLLIALCLSLGFAAFAATYGFSARVLGAIHSESRAILGGDAALNATGLVPEGLEAKVRALPEVDRACLVYDFATMATVEGSPPKLVEVRAAGPGYPLAGALDITGGPAGDAGGRPALDHGVFVEGILAENFHLSVAGPPSTEIQPRASLRIGTSDLPVRGIVARDESRQASAFTLGPRVHMELETARSLGLMTQRSRMTGRLLVTLKPGAGLGSLLPKLRTLAGNAGPMVRAQSHEEASGALARPIRNLNRFIQQLGLFTLLLALLGAWAILAAFLDGRRRDAAILRCLGAPPNAPVLIYSGLTLILLGAALALGFTAGSAAAAFIPRILGDIIPAAAKNAPAQWPPLTETLAAAAMVLLPSLPPLLRLGKVRPLELLRESTVQRGDRAATWLCSGSALLVAAWLVLRNAPSLKAGFATLAGLALLFALLMGATRLMLWLYGRFAPRMPLAMKLGFAQLGAKPALTSLMMAVMGLAIFLTLATSFIKDDLVGPILKQRGAGNRPNLFFIDVQPDQSEALRTRLKRLSGREPLVAPLVRARLKAINGRPVREAPGAVEGNEEQTRREGFRTREQNLTYRAVLEEGETLVAGRFWSDPRAPLAEISLEEFFAQSIQARLGDELAFDVQGQEIRGKVTSLRKVVWQTMRPNFFIVLHPSLLSGAPRLDLVALEAESEDTRARIQTEVAQAFPNITVIDISEVARKVGRILDLISTVARALATLMLASSLLVLAASLLAGRLGRQRDLALLRTLGATHGTLLGSLLWEFLLLGASAALIASGMARILSDLYAKKILELPANADPWAAPVLLAAAALLTAAVGLLGSWRSLNAKPLDALRSE
- a CDS encoding arylesterase gives rise to the protein MRHWLSILLFLPTCAGHATAPSETRRTVVFLGDSLTAGLGLPLEQSFPSLIEARLRAERRPWKVVNAGVSGDTTAGGLARLDWIYRQKVDVLVVALGANDGLRGLPAVQTEQNLRGILQRARREGSRVLLAGIRLPDNFGPRAQARFAAIYPRLAAEFRVPLVPFLLEGVAMEPGLNQPDGIHPNAEGARRVADHLWKKLGPMLSGPR